Genomic segment of Verrucomicrobium sp.:
CTGCCTGGAAGCGGGCCTGAACCTCTTCGACTCCGCCGACATTTACTCCGACGGCGCCTCGGAAGAAGTCCTGGGCAGGGCCATCGCCGGGCGGCGCGGCCAGGTGCTCATCTCCACCAAGGCGACCTTCCGCGCCGGAAAAGGGCCGAACGACGTCGGCTCCTCCCGCCAGCACCTCACCCGCGCCCTGGAAGGCAGCCTCCGCCGCCTGGGGACCGACTACGTCGACCTCTACCAGATGCACGGCTTCGACGCCCTCACCCCGGTGGAGGAAACCCTCGAGACCCTCGACGGCTTCATCCGCTCCGGGAAGGTCCGCTACATCGGCTGCTCCAACTTCTCCGGCTGGCACCTCATGAAATCCCTGGCCGCTTCCGAACGGCTCGGGCTGGCCCGCTACGTCGCCCACCAGGCCTACTACTCCCTCGTCGGGCGCGAGTACGAATGGGAACTGATGCCCCTGGGCGTCGACCAGAAAGTCGGCGCGGTGGTCTGGAGCCCGCTGGGCTGGGGCCGCCTGACCGGCAAGATCCGCCGCGGCGCGCCGCTGCCGGAGACGACCCGCCTCCGCTCCCAGCTCTCCAACGACAAGGGCCCGCAGGTGGAGGACGAATATCTCTTCCGCGTCGTCGACGCGCTCGACGAAGTGGCCAAGGAGACCGGCAAAACCGTCCCGCAAGTCGCCCTCAACTGGCTCCTGCAGCGGCCCACCGTCTCCACCGTCATCGTCGGCGCGCGGAATGAGGAGCAGCTGCGGCAGAACCTGGGCGCCGTGGGCTGGAATTTGACCGCCGCGCAGACGGCCAAGCTCGACGCCGCCAGCAAGGTGGCCCCGGCCTATCCTTACTGGCACCAGGCCCAGTTCGAAGAGCGCAACCCGTTCCCCGTCTCCATCTCCTAAAGTGAACTGGCCTCTCATGGCGTTGGCCGTTGCCGCGTTCGGCATCGGCACGACGGAATTTGTCATCATGGGCCTGCTGCCGGAAGTGGCGCAGGATCTCTCCGTCTCCATCCCGCGGGCCGGGCTCCTCATCTCCGCCTACGCGCTAGGCGTGGCCCTGGGCGGCCCGCTCCTGGCCCTCTTCACCGTCCGCCTGCCGCGGAAGGCGACCCTGGGCTGGATGATGGCGATCTTCACCGCGGGCAACCTGGCCTGCGCCCTTTCCCCGAACTACACGTGCCTCCTGGCGGCGCGCGTCCTCACCTCCTTCTGCCATGCCGCCTTCTTCGGCATCGGATCGGTGGAGGCCGCCAGCCTGGTGCCGAAGGAAAAGCGCGCCCAGGCCATGGCCTTCATGTTCAGCGGCCTGACGATCGCCAACATCATCGGCGTGCCGCTGGGCACCATGCTGGGGCAGGCCGCCGGATGGCGGTCCACATTCTGGGCCGTCACCGCCATCGGCATCGCGGCGATGGCCGCCGTCGCCTACTGGCTGCCGCCCTCCCGGCAGGAAAAGCCGGCCGGATTCCGCCGGGAGCTGCGCGTCCTGCGCTCTCCCCAGGTCTGGCTGGCCCTGGCGATCAGCGTCGGCGCCTCCATCAGCCTCTTCGCCTTCTTCACCTACATCGCCCCCTACCTGCGGACGGTCACGGGCATCGCCCCGCACCGCGTCGGCGCCGTGCTCCTCCTCTTCGGCGTCGGCTTCACGCTGGGCAACTATATCGGCGGCAAGCTGGCCGATTGGAAGCTGATGCCCGCCCTCATCGGCATCTTCGTCGCCCTGACCGCGATCCTCGTCCTCTTCCAGGTCACGGGCACCCATCCGCTCTGGGCGGTGCTCAACATGATCGCGTGGGGAGCGGCCTCCTTTGCCTGCTGCGCGACGCTCCAGACCCGCGTCGTCGACAAGGGGCATGAGGGGCCCAACCTGGCCTCCACCCTCAACATCGGCGCCTTCAACCTGGGCAACGCCGCCGGGGCCTGGGTCGGCGGCCGCGCGATCGACGCCGGGTGGGCGCTCACCCGCCTGCCCTTCCTGGGCGCGGCGTTCGCCGTGGTCGCGCTGGGGTTGACGCTCTTTTCCTACCGGCTCGACCGCCGGGAAAGCTGACGCCTTACTTCTTGGCGAAGAGGGCCCGGACGGCCGCGGCGTTTTCCAGCGCGAGGGCCTTGGCGGCCAAGGCCTGAAGGTCGCCGTAGGCGCACTCCCGCAGCCGCGCCTTGAGGGCGGGGATGCGCGCGGGGGACATGCTCAGCTCGTCGACGCCGAGGCCGACGAGGACCTGCGCCGCCGCGGGATCGCCGGCGGCCTCGCCGCAGATGGCCACCTTCTTTTTGTGCGCGTGGGCGGCCCTCACCACGGAGGCGATCAGCTGGAGCACGGCCGGGTGAAGCGCGTCCTGAAGCGCCGCCAGGGCGGAGTTGCCGCGGTCGGCGGCCAGGGCGTATTGGGTCAGGTCGTTGGTCCCGATGGAGAAGAAATCAGCCTCCCGCGCCAGGGAATCGGCCAGGAGCGCGGCGGCGGGGATCTCGATCATGACGCCGAGCGGCGCGGGCCAGAGGTGCGGGCGGCCTTCCTTTTCCAGGGCGGCGTGCGCCGTCTCCAGCGCGGCGCGGGCCAGCCGCAGCTCGGAAAGGTCGCTGACCATCGGGAGCAAAAGATGGATGTCACGCCCCGCCCCGGCGCGCAGGAGGGCGCGGAGCTGGGTCTGGAAAAGCTCCGGCTCCCGCAGGCAGAGCCGCAACGCGCGGACGCCCAGGAAAGGATTGGCCTCCGGAGCCATGTGGAGATAGGGCAGATTCTTGTCGCCGCCCGCGTCGAGCGTGCGGACGACCACCGGCATCTTCCCGGCGGCGTCGAAGATTTTCTCGAGAAGGGCGACCTGCTCCTCCTCGTTCGGCGGGGTGGGACGGTCCAGGAAAAGGAACTCCGTGCGCAGGAGGCCCACGCCTTCCGCGCCCTTGGCGCGCGCCGAGGCTGCGTCCTTTTCCCCGCCGATGTTCGCCAGGACCTCGACATGATGCCCGTCCTTCGTGACGGCGGGCTCAAGGGCGGCCTTCTCCTCCGCGGCGCGCGCGGCGGCTTCCGCCTGGCGGCGAGCTTCCAACTTTTGGCGCAGCGCCGGATCGGGATCGATCCACACCTCCGCCGACGTGCCGTCAAAGGCGACGGTCGTCCCCGCCCGCAGGGCCTCAAGAAGGCCCCGCGCCTGGACGAGGGCCGGGATGCCGCGGCCGCGCAGGAGCACGGCGCTATGGGAGGTGGTGCCGCCGTCGCGGCAAAGGACGCCCAGGACGCGGCGAGGGGAAAGGGAGGCGGCGTCGCTCGGCGCCAGGTCGTCAACGACGAGGATTCCCGGCTCCGGGAGGTCAAAGACGGGCGGCACGGAAACGCCCAGGGCGGCCAGGACGCGGCGGCCCACGTCGACCATGTCGGCGGCGCGCTGGCGGAGGTATTCGTCCTCCAGCGCGCGGTAATGGGCGACGAGGCGGGCGGCGCTCTCCCGCCAGGCGGCGGGCGCGGCCTGGCCTTCCTTGATGAGGGATTGGGCCGTCTCCACCAGCGCAGGATCGTCCAGGAGGAGGAGTTGGGCCTCGAAGATCGCCGCGCGCTCCGCGCCGAGGGAGGCGTGGGCCTTTCCGTATTCGGCGGTAAGGTCTTTCCGCGCCGTGGCCAGGGCGGCCTCCAGGCGCTTGGCCTCCGCGTCGGCGCCCGCGCCGGGCGCGGCGGCGACTTCCGGCAAGGCGGCATCGGCAAAAAAGGCGGGGCCGAGGGCAAGCCCTCCGCCGAGCGGCTGGGCGACGGCCTCTCCGCGCGGCGTGGACGCCGCTTTTTCCTGCTTTTTTTGCGGGACGGCGGCGGGCAGCGGGGAGACTTCCTCTCCCAGGCCGGCGGCGATGAGCTGCCTTAACTCCTCCAGCGCCTCCCCGGCGTGGGGGCCGTGCGCGCCGAGGCGGACGGTGTGCCCCTGGAGAATTTCGAGCCCGCCGACGCTGCTCAGGCTGCGGGCGGAGACGGGGCCCCGGCCCGTGGTGGCGTTGGAAATGGTGATGTCG
This window contains:
- the ptsP gene encoding phosphoenolpyruvate--protein phosphotransferase, which gives rise to MVGIVLVSHSRALAQATRELVAAMTGPGLPLALAAGTGENRAELGTDATEILEALQTVLKEDGALLLMDMGSALLSAETALGFLEDADRARVRLCAAPFVEGAVAAGVSANLGLSLDEVAREAEKALKQKENQLGVPQAPAPVPAAEAAFANGAEKSVEAVILNPHGLHARPAAKLIQAAGRFKDADITISNATTGRGPVSARSLSSVGGLEILQGHTVRLGAHGPHAGEALEELRQLIAAGLGEEVSPLPAAVPQKKQEKAASTPRGEAVAQPLGGGLALGPAFFADAALPEVAAAPGAGADAEAKRLEAALATARKDLTAEYGKAHASLGAERAAIFEAQLLLLDDPALVETAQSLIKEGQAAPAAWRESAARLVAHYRALEDEYLRQRAADMVDVGRRVLAALGVSVPPVFDLPEPGILVVDDLAPSDAASLSPRRVLGVLCRDGGTTSHSAVLLRGRGIPALVQARGLLEALRAGTTVAFDGTSAEVWIDPDPALRQKLEARRQAEAAARAAEEKAALEPAVTKDGHHVEVLANIGGEKDAASARAKGAEGVGLLRTEFLFLDRPTPPNEEEQVALLEKIFDAAGKMPVVVRTLDAGGDKNLPYLHMAPEANPFLGVRALRLCLREPELFQTQLRALLRAGAGRDIHLLLPMVSDLSELRLARAALETAHAALEKEGRPHLWPAPLGVMIEIPAAALLADSLAREADFFSIGTNDLTQYALAADRGNSALAALQDALHPAVLQLIASVVRAAHAHKKKVAICGEAAGDPAAAQVLVGLGVDELSMSPARIPALKARLRECAYGDLQALAAKALALENAAAVRALFAKK
- a CDS encoding aldo/keto reductase — encoded protein: METRQLGGSGLKVPVLSFGTGTFGGSNEFFKTWGETQAQEATRLVDICLEAGLNLFDSADIYSDGASEEVLGRAIAGRRGQVLISTKATFRAGKGPNDVGSSRQHLTRALEGSLRRLGTDYVDLYQMHGFDALTPVEETLETLDGFIRSGKVRYIGCSNFSGWHLMKSLAASERLGLARYVAHQAYYSLVGREYEWELMPLGVDQKVGAVVWSPLGWGRLTGKIRRGAPLPETTRLRSQLSNDKGPQVEDEYLFRVVDALDEVAKETGKTVPQVALNWLLQRPTVSTVIVGARNEEQLRQNLGAVGWNLTAAQTAKLDAASKVAPAYPYWHQAQFEERNPFPVSIS
- a CDS encoding MFS transporter, whose amino-acid sequence is MNWPLMALAVAAFGIGTTEFVIMGLLPEVAQDLSVSIPRAGLLISAYALGVALGGPLLALFTVRLPRKATLGWMMAIFTAGNLACALSPNYTCLLAARVLTSFCHAAFFGIGSVEAASLVPKEKRAQAMAFMFSGLTIANIIGVPLGTMLGQAAGWRSTFWAVTAIGIAAMAAVAYWLPPSRQEKPAGFRRELRVLRSPQVWLALAISVGASISLFAFFTYIAPYLRTVTGIAPHRVGAVLLLFGVGFTLGNYIGGKLADWKLMPALIGIFVALTAILVLFQVTGTHPLWAVLNMIAWGAASFACCATLQTRVVDKGHEGPNLASTLNIGAFNLGNAAGAWVGGRAIDAGWALTRLPFLGAAFAVVALGLTLFSYRLDRRES